In the Endozoicomonas sp. SCSIO W0465 genome, GGGTAACAGGTGATCCACATCGGCCTGCCACTTGTCGGCATCATCAGCCAGGAGACACTGCCCCTGCTGACGGGCGTTTGCTAGCGTGACAGTAGCTTCGATAAGTACCTTCCGGGATTTTCGGGTCAACTGCAGCAGTTTTTTATAATGCTGATGCCGCTCTTCTTTGCCAGCGTAGATGCATTTTCTGGCCGCATCTTTTACGGCTCGGTTGTGATGGGTATATTCATAAAGCGGTGTCGCTGTCAGTGTTTGTCCCCGTTCCAGCAGCCGACAAATTTCTTTAACGGAACTGGCTAAAAGATCACTGTCGCAAGGAGGTTTGATATCCGATTCGGTGACTGTGCTGTCAATAGCCACAGTGCGCCCTTTTTCAATACCCTGATCTTTAGCGGTCATTAGCTGACAGTTATTAATCCGTTCCCATGTAGATGCAGTAAGAAGGCTGATGAGCCCATGCAAACTGGAGCGACTGGGGCGCTGGTTTGGTTCGAGGCGACAAAAGTCTCGAAAGAGCATGGAGTCCATCAAAACAAACGACAAGTAGTCATAATCACAATTCAAATACTGTTTCAGGAGTGCCGCACGAAGAACGGATTCTGCTGATAGTCCGTTCCGCCCAGTGTTCTGTTTATCACCAGAACTTAAGTCCTCATAAATCCAGTCATTGAACTGTGGATGGGCGTCAAGCCATTGCGAGATACCGGAAAGCTGGGAGCAGATTTCATGAGGTACGTAATGGAGTTCCATACTACACTGCGGGTTGCGTTTTTTGCGCATTTGGAGTCCTCTGTTTTTGGCAATCCCTTATGTTTCTTGCTCTTGG is a window encoding:
- a CDS encoding ISNCY family transposase; translation: MRKKRNPQCSMELHYVPHEICSQLSGISQWLDAHPQFNDWIYEDLSSGDKQNTGRNGLSAESVLRAALLKQYLNCDYDYLSFVLMDSMLFRDFCRLEPNQRPSRSSLHGLISLLTASTWERINNCQLMTAKDQGIEKGRTVAIDSTVTESDIKPPCDSDLLASSVKEICRLLERGQTLTATPLYEYTHHNRAVKDAARKCIYAGKEERHQHYKKLLQLTRKSRKVLIEATVTLANARQQGQCLLADDADKWQADVDHLLPLVDAIVSQTERRVFKGEKVPAQEKVVSLYEPHTDIIVKDRRQVQYGHKLNLVQGKSRLILDLVIEEGNPADSDQFIPMMERQKEIYGRVPRQTSGDGGYACRANLEKAKAMGISDVAFNKKRGLEVEEMTKSQYVYKTLFRFRAGIEAGISWLKRCFGLSRCHCKGSERFDSHCWLSVVCYNLVILARHPAPS